The Macrobrachium nipponense isolate FS-2020 chromosome 13, ASM1510439v2, whole genome shotgun sequence genome has a window encoding:
- the LOC135225524 gene encoding uncharacterized protein LOC135225524, protein MSPLDIDSDDDDPTYVPDEGLTQDGAFDLPNSRDRKVNVVSQAMPMEEEPEPNPKRSHADEWKKENIDIHALPDYIHQKPGARNSLGTRDFALPRRGQQVVLQNIETRQNATALHMPKRVTMRQTCKFCSGAGHSSRWMCEDCKVALCLTEERNCFALFHKISK, encoded by the exons ATGAGCCCTTTggacattgacagtgatgatgacgaccctacctacgttcctgacgaaggccttactCAGGACGGTGCCTTTGACCTTCCTAACTCTAGAG atcgcaaggtcaatgttgtctctcaagcgatgcctatggaagaggaacctgagcctaaccctaagaggtctcatgctgatgaatggaagaaggaaaacatTGATATCCATGCCCTGCCCGACTAcattcatcagaagcctggtgccAGGAATTCTCTTGGCACTAGAGATTTTGCTTTGCCAAGAAGGGGCCAACAGGTAGTTTTGCAAAATATTGAGACACGCCAGAATGCCACTGCCCTACACATGCCAAAGCGTGTCACCATGAGGCAGACCTGCAAgttctgttctggtgcaggccacagttcccgctggatgtgtgaggattgcaaggttgccctttgccttactgaagaaagaaattgttttgctttgttccataagatttctaagtaa